Part of the Methylomonas sp. AM2-LC genome, TTGGTGCCTGTTTATGAGGATGATATGGATAAAGTGGCTGTGGAGCGTTTAAGTGCCTGTTTTCCCTCGCATGAAATCATTCCTATACCCTGTCGGGCTTTAGTCCATCAGTATGGCAGTTTGCATTGCGCCAGCATGCAGATTCCGGCTTTTGTAACCTTAAACTTTTAAGTCGAAGATATTATAGATAGGCTCGTTTTTTATGAAAAACTCTCTTATTGCCTGCGCAGTGCAACAAAGTTGCAATAGTGGTCGGGAACGTAATCTTGCTTATTCACTCCAGCAGATTGAGTTGGCAGCACAACAACAAGCAGACTTGGTGGTTTTGCCGGAATTACATCTTGACCATTATTTTTGTCAAAGTGAAGATACTGCTTGTTTTGATCTTGCGCAAAGCATTCCAGGCCCCAGTAGTTTTGTGTTGGCTGAGGCAGCTAAAACACATAACATTGTTATTGTTGCCACTATTTTTGAAAAAAGAGCGCCAGGCCTGTATCACAATACGGCGGTAGTATTTGATAAAGACGGTAGTATTGCCGGTACTTTTCGAAAAATGCATATCCCAGATGATCCGGGGTTTTACGAAAAATTCTATTTCACCCCTGGGGATTTGGGATTTACGCCTATTTCGACTTCAATTGGTAAGTTGGGAGTGTTAATTTGTTGGGATCAATGGTATCCAGAAGCAGCACGATTAATGGCTTTGGCCGGAGCAGAGCTATTGATTTATCCAACTGCGATCGGCTGGAATCCCTACGATGACCCATTAGAAAAACAGCGACAGTTGGATGCCTGGATTACTATTCAGCGTAGTCATGCAGTAGCGAATGGCATTCCCGTTATTTCCTGTAATCGCATTGGTTTTGAATCAGCACCAGATCAGGGTAGTGGTATCGATTTCTGGGGAAATAGTTTTATTGCGGGTCCACAGGGTGAAA contains:
- a CDS encoding carbon-nitrogen hydrolase, with the protein product MKNSLIACAVQQSCNSGRERNLAYSLQQIELAAQQQADLVVLPELHLDHYFCQSEDTACFDLAQSIPGPSSFVLAEAAKTHNIVIVATIFEKRAPGLYHNTAVVFDKDGSIAGTFRKMHIPDDPGFYEKFYFTPGDLGFTPISTSIGKLGVLICWDQWYPEAARLMALAGAELLIYPTAIGWNPYDDPLEKQRQLDAWITIQRSHAVANGIPVISCNRIGFESAPDQGSGIDFWGNSFIAGPQGEIITSADHMQDTLLFATLTASRSEQVRQIWPFLRDRRIDNYADLVRRYID